The Desulfovibrio desulfuricans DSM 642 DNA segment TATTACATCTGCATTTCCGCCGCATATGAGCGGGTAGACATGTCCTTTGCTTACACAGTAATGCGCGGCTGCGCGCCCTTGCTCACCTCGCTGGCACTGCTGGCCTTTGGCGTGAACATGTCTGTGGGCGCGTGGTGCGGCGTGCTTACGCTGTGCGCGGGGATTCTGTGCCTTGCCACGGATAATATGCGCCGTGGATATGGTTGGAGCGAAGTTTTTATCTCGTTGCGCACATCATGCATCATTATGGGGTACACGCTGGCGGACGGCCTTGGTGCGCGTGAAAGCGGCAACGCTGCCACCTACACCACCTGGATTTTTTTGATCAACGCGGTCCCCGTGCATGTTTACATCCTGTGGCGGTATGGCTGGAGCTACGTGAGCTATGCCCGTAAGCGGCTTGCTGTGGGTACGTTTGGCGGGTTGGCGAGCATGGGGTCATACGGTATCGCCCTGTGGGCCATGACACTTGCGCCCATTGCAGTGGTGGCGGCCCTGCGCGAGACCTCGGTGATCTTTGGCATGCTGCTGGCCATGTGGCTGCTGCACGAGCGTTTTACGCCCTTGCGTGGATTTTCTGTGCTGCTGGTTGTCGGTGGTGCCGCACTGCTCAAGCTGGCCTGATCAGAAGGTTGCAGGCAGGCGGGCTGGCCCGGTAATTATGG contains these protein-coding regions:
- a CDS encoding DMT family transporter, with protein sequence MSPSILLAILFAAFLHALWNIIVKSGENKLFETGLNAFGACVGALCLLPFLPPLPKASWPYLGMSCLCHLGYYICISAAYERVDMSFAYTVMRGCAPLLTSLALLAFGVNMSVGAWCGVLTLCAGILCLATDNMRRGYGWSEVFISLRTSCIIMGYTLADGLGARESGNAATYTTWIFLINAVPVHVYILWRYGWSYVSYARKRLAVGTFGGLASMGSYGIALWAMTLAPIAVVAALRETSVIFGMLLAMWLLHERFTPLRGFSVLLVVGGAALLKLA